Part of the Scylla paramamosain isolate STU-SP2022 chromosome 15, ASM3559412v1, whole genome shotgun sequence genome, ACGTTTGTGTTGagccctctctctctgctgaagaatctttgttaatacggCTCCTGGTGTCTGTGAGTAGTtaggggggaggtggggagcAAAAGGCGCTTACCACAGAGCGttcctttttaatttcttcccgAGGTGGCACtggttttctttcgtgtttcttcgttcttcttcttttctccacacGAATGATTAatgttctctcctctcacatTCACTTTCTTCCCAGTGTCGCCCTtatttccatcctcctctccactcagtGTGTAGGATTAATGTtccctcttctgttttcctcaaAGGGATGGTTCACTTAATTCAGCGCCTCGGCTTCACCCATGAGGCTCGAAGTGGCGTTATTGTTCTCCGGTTGATGCTTCGAGCTGATCAACTCGCCTCTGGAGCACGACCTGAGCTGTAAGTGGAACTGTTTCAACCTTTCGTCGCGTTGGACTCTTTAGGAACTGGTACCTTCAGAGAGACCTTAATTTTTTCATAAGCCAGATTCCCTTactaagaaaaataagtattaCCATTCAAATACCATTCACTGATAGTCATTGATAAAAGACATGAAACCTTCCGCTCAACTAGATGTCCAATGCTCATTCCTTTATTATTAATTGCTTTGATCTGCTGTTAAGACTCGACCAAGGAGACTGTCagtagatcagaggacttacaGTTGAAGGGAAAACGCTAACCAGAGTGAAGTTAAGGCAGAAAGTTACACGACTTCTGACTGTGACTGTACAGGCAGGTAGTTTTAGAGACGTGTGTAAATACCGGGCCTGGAGTGGTGGGGTTGGCTTTCCTGGAGGAGCGGGCAGAGTCTGAGGTCTTGGAGGGGAGGGAGTTGGAGGTCTGGCGGGAAActgctccccttcctcctccagatGATGtacgggagagggaggaggaggtgaggcggaggaggagggtcgAGGGGGTCCATGAGTTGGCGCTCCCTGCTGCCAGtcgaaagaaaacggacataAGCAGTCACAGAAAACCACGCGAGTCTTGGGGCGTAATCTTTCACATTTCAGCGTCTAATCTTGATTATACGAGTATCTAAAAGGATCTAATGGAAATTATTTTAGGTTTTCAAGAATATTATGATaattctaatagtttaacaaggattttgcatCACCAACTTAAGAATCACCAATGACAAATCTCAACTAATAATCACTGTGACTTTTGAAAATCGTCCATATTAAGAGCAAAAAGCGCCTCAGAAAACAAACcctggaaggaaatgaaaggctTGTGTTATAAAGGAAAGCTTGCGATATGCTCGTCATTGTGAAGGACAGGAGGATTACTGTATTCCCTACAAACTATCATTAATCTGTAAAGGGGTCATATTAAGTAGAAGCAGTCACAGTAAACCACGGATCACTGCATGTAGTTTGTGTTCTTGAAAGTCTCGATAGCTCAACTTGACTACTTCTTACAGGCTGCAGTAGAAGTTAAAGGGACTCTCAAGAATATTTTCGTGATTTTAGTGGTGGTTTAACAAGGAGTCTgcatataaagagagaaagatactcATGGAATCCTGACTTATCCTTTCTGTGGCCTGTGAATACTGCTCTGTTGAAACCCTGTGATGTTTAAGAGCCTTTATATTATTAAACGGGGATGTATTgaagatacgagagagagagagagagagagagagagagagagagagagagagagagagagagagagagagagagagagagagaaacaagaaaccGTAAGCGATTATATAAGGCCATTAAAAGAAGGCAGTATAATGAtcctctactaaacttcatGATATTTATGATATTTATGATATACAGGCACAATATACCCAGGcctcattcttttcattccttcataacttgccacgtgtgtgtgtgtgtgtgtgtgtgtgtgtgtgtgtgtgtgtgtgtgtgtgtgtgttgggcacCTTTCCCTTATCTCATAAATATTGTCCTAATTTTCttatctctcatttttttttttttcacatccatGTTCGGTAATTGTTTAATACTCTGATTAAATTTAAATATATTCCCAGATTTTTCCTTTGATGTCCTCTTAAAGATCCTCAGCGCTTATAACCTGATAGAATAACGGGAAACTAACcatcagaatcatgaaaatactccTTAAAACCCTGACTAGTACCACAGGACCATGTTAATAATGATACTGACAAGACGCCAACACGTTTTAAGTTTTTATGTTCTTGCCACCCACGCCACTAACTCCCCTCAGCTTTCTCCTCTATCTTATCGCCTTTGAGGAGACGAAATAATATTGAGTAAAGTGTATTCAAACACATAAGGGAAAATGCAGAACGCCACCAGGTGTTCACGAGGATGTCCCTATATAAAACAGACCTATCCTTAACTACCTATCATCCCAATCCACTCGTATGATTTTTAATTAAAGCTCCTTGTTGATTTGGCACTAATaccatgattactgagtctgttacGAATACTTAATAGCGTGATTGAAGACTTAATTAGTTCTTAtctcaccttttcttttctttatcgcATCTTTACCTATCAAGTTTAAaccctatcctgattactaccCGTAAAACCTAATCTttatcacccttgttatatcccttgTATCACTTGAATACcgctatcagatcccctcttatgCCTCTCCAACGGAAGTAAATTTAATAAAGCTTTGCCGTGTGAAATGAGAAATATTCAGCCGCGGGGGAAGTCTAACTCCAAGCACAGGTGTGTCGTGGGttgtaaattaatgaaaatgtaatatgTTTTTCTGTTCATGCATCTAGTAAACGccggaaaagatgaaagataatgaaatagtttaaagtgttattttcatgaatgttttcttctcttttgagtgagagagagagagagagagagagagagagagagagagagagagagagagagagagagagagagagagagagagagagagagagagagaggaacggaaAATCTCTGtacgtaacaacaacaacaacaaaaacaacaacaacagtaacaacaacagtaacaacaacagcaacaacaacagctgtgacgacgatgacgacgagaGAGAGGGTGTAAGGCGACGTCACCATGACAGAAATGAATATAACAACACAAGGACAACAGAACGAGAAAGTCCCAGCACCACAAGCCTGGACAGCGCAACATTAAGTAACAACACAAGTAACGGAGTCACACAACAGCGCCACGAGTAGTACATAACAGAACAACACAacaggaacaccaccaccaccactaccaacaccacgtAGCAATAACGCCAAGTAACACCCTTTGTAACACACCAACAATAGACTCGCCACGTGCgtaacacaaccaccaccacaagaaagACACACGCcaactaacaccaccatcacgaaCACCAAAGCAACACtcagcccagccagccagccagtcctcCAGCCCACCTCTCGTCTTCCTTCGCCAGCGGGGTCTTCGGAGTACAAGACTGGTGAATCCGTGCCTGAAGTTCTCGCTGCAGCCACAGTACAGCAGCGGATTGAAGGCAGAGTTGCAGTAACCGAGGAAATACGCCCAGAACTCAGCGCTGGAAAACCACTCGGGCAGCTGTAAAGCCAAATGGTAATCATGGGCTAAGTAATCTCATGGGCACagccacatttctggtaatgatCTGACAAGGATTCTACAGCACTGGTCATGCAAAACAGTGTGAGGACccagctagtcatctctgtggccttatgAAATAATGCTGATGAGACAATAGAAGATGGAACTTTATGTTTTCCTTCTGATCTGCCGACAACCGCCTCAGCAGAAGAGTTATGattgaagaaaactgaaaaatgaGCAGAACTGAGGACTTGAAGATTGAGAAAAATCACAAAACCACAGTGGGAATGACTGCTGGAACTCTTATACGCTTGTAACCATGACTACAACAGATTATTCTCAGTCTTGTTTGCCTctgccgtcctcctcctcttcctcctcctcctcttccattttctgtcACAAAAAATCAAGGTATCGACACATCACcggaacacacacgcacacacacacacacacacacacacacacacacacacacacacacacacacacacacacacacacacacacacacacatagcttcTCCCGTGTTATACCTTCCTGGCTCACGGGGCACAGGGATATAAAAGAAGATGACACGCTCCTTTCCAGCGACACGCGCCTGTGCTTGCAAGACCGAGCACCAAGACACGTCGCGTCGTCTTTCAGGTAAGtgcactaaaaaaataaaaagttgacgTGGAGCttgagcaaagaaaaagaaaaaaaaaaacgaaaaaaagataaaatgttaTTCTTGTAGTCTGCAGGAAGTTTGATAATCGCACgttaagaaatgtaaatataaaagaGGAGtaccaaagaaaagaaaggtgatgtgaaaaacgaaaaaaaaaaaaagaaaagtaaaagaaggaaaaagacgtTGGTTTAATGTGCAGGTTATAATACCCGTATGCTACTAAATGTAAACGTGTCAATAACTTAATACAGTTTGATTATTATGAAACTGACCCGCTATTGCACAATTAAACGTTTTTTATTATAGAAATGGTGAAAAAAGATGATACGTGATGTATTAATGTGAACCTAAGTGAATAAATTTGTAAAGTAACTGTTTAAAAAGGGATTGTAATTCGCCTCCATTGAAAGACAACGGAAGTGAAAAAAGTAATGGCTCGCAAATTCACGATAgcggaagaaaaacaggaaagagagagagagagagagagagagagagagagagagagagagagagagagagagagagagagagagagagagagagagagagagagagagttctattCTAACGCAGCGGGTCATTTTTAGACGAGCATCAAGACACCTCATCAACTAATTCAACCAACTTATTATATATTTCGCTAATCTTTCTCTAACTTTCTTTTGGGGGAATGCAAAATTCGGTgcctttttttcccgtttttccttttccttcctcgtcgCTCGATAGTTACCTTTGACACGTTAACaactatataaataaataaaatgagaagttaggtggcttttttttttttttttcctttcctattttccatcttctttgcTAGTTAGTCTCCTTGCCACGCTGAAAGAATAACGTAAACATCTCTCCATCCACCATCATCCATCATCATGACACTgacggaaaaggagagagaagaaaaaaaaaataataagttcgTTAGATATTCATTCCGTGGGCTCACCTTCAAGATAACACGTAAGTAGATAGCGCACAGATAAGGCACAGATAACATACATCCGTCACCGGCAAGAATTAGTCAATAGCACACAACAGACTGTGATAACTTAAGCATGTCACCTGCAAGTCGAATGTGGGACGTGACGTAAGAAATCTGTATaacttcaggaaaaaaaaacaaaaaaaacaatacagctgggaatattgagagagagagagagagagagagagagagagagagagagagagagagagagagagagagagagagagagagagagagagaaagcagggtTCACAAACTTAACAATATATGAAATTATATTCTAAAATCATACATTTATACTCAACAACACAAACTCAACATGGTAATGATATAACAATTAAAACATTgaaagcaactctctctctctctctctctctctctctctctctctctctctctctctctctctctctctctctctctctctctgtctctctctctctctctaatccccaTAATTCTCCCTTGCCCCAAGAcgcaaagaaaggaagcaagatcATTAGACATCAGGTATAATGCGGTACTCACGGTGTCTTCAGAGAGCAGCCCGTAGAGAGACAGAGCCTGAAGGGGAGACCAGCACACTGTGAAGgccgccaccactgctgctgtcaTCTTCACCACCTGGGCAGGGAAAATACAGTGCAGGAAtgaggtggtggaagtggctggtggaaggtgggagagggagggagagggtggagaaagggagggtcTTGTGTGTATggctttgtgttgttgttgctgttgttgttgttgttgttgttgttgttgttgttgttgttgttgttgttgttgttgttgagatgatcggttctttctttccctgtctaTATCTATcgatttacttatctatctatctgtctatcttgctatctatttatctatctatccatccatctatctacttacttttcttttcgaGATAGTTAAAAATTACAAatgtacgtgtatgtatgtatgtatgtatgtatgtaatgtcTTTGTATATATCTACCTACCCAGTGCACTATCTATTGATTTATCTATCCgcattaatttatctatctatccatctatctacctatcccatctatcaataaatcaatatatTCATCTGtccctttactttctcttcaatggtaatgatggtaatgatggtgaagatggtgatgacgatgaaaaCACGGCCCACTCAGTACCTTTCGGCGCGCAGCAGAGTGCGGGTGGTCACTGGTTGGCAGCGGTGCGGGCAGGGGCGCGTCGCGGTCTGCGGGGCCCCTCCTGACGCAGTACAACCGCACCACGATGACGCTGTAGGCGAGCACCATCACCGTCTCCGGCAGGAAGAACATGGTGATGAGGAGCTatcccagagagagaaagagagagagagagagagagagagagagagagagagagagaggatttatcGACATTCAAATTAACTATGTCTGtatatctatttcttttatcaAACTCTACTTCAGGCTTATGAAAACTAGATACACATACATAATTACATATAAatgacatacatacacgcattcataaatacatagacatacagaaagataaacatgcaaataaatatataaaaatacgtgtgaatgctagaaaaaaaaaaaaaaacacgactgaaaatctctctctctctctctctctctctctctgtactaatCATGCCGGGAAATAAATGTAATCCCTGACCTAAGCTAATGACAGGTCACCAAATTTGCTCCCAAGGGTCAGTGTAGGCTTCTGTATAATCATATGCAATTATAAACACTGAATCTCGTGTTCTCTGCGTTTCAAATGAACAGCGTACTGGCGACACACGCATATTATAACTAaggtttcctctttccctcaggCCAGGACACATCACCCCTTGTTATAGTGCGCATTGTGTAAGGatgatattgaaataacattagcatTCTCACCAGAGGGCTAAGTTAGGCCTggattcattcttttcattagtTTCAAAGCTGATCCCTTCACTGTGTAGATCACGACTTTAAAGAAAAGAAGCTTCATGTTTTGCCCAGAAACAAACAGTCAGTGTCCGCAAATTAGCAGGATGAAGTTATTTCCTTAAAACCCCAGTGTAATGTCATGCTCCGTTTTCATTCTGTACAATAAATTCTccacgtcctttttttttttttgcagtatgtTAACCTTGAGGCATATCTGAAAGACTTGCTCTATTtcaatcctgttttttttacaCGTAATTTACTAATAGTGGTACGTAGTTTAATTGTATGAACAGAAATGGCTCCtggtatctgtctgtctgtctgtcgcacGTTACATGACAACACAAGGGAGACTACGAGACGTCAGCAGCAAAACTACACGCGGCAGTTCCTCACTCAATGAAACACACCGTACACCACCGTACACCaccctcatccaccaccaccatccttccTATCCGTAAACACACACCGGCATAGCGAGAAGAcaactcaaaatatataaaaacgcaTTAAAACTGAACACTACCTTGACTCGGCCCTGCACTAATACAATGAAGCAAGACctgggcaacagcagcaccgCCTCACCAGGATCCTGTAGTAGCGGAAGGCGGCGATGGAGGAGGCGCTGCACAGGACGTCCCCGCAACTCTCTTCCACTAGATCGTtccactggagagagagagagagagagagagagagagagagagagagagagagagagagagagagagagagagagagttacgtatacatacatacatagttatACATAATCTATGCACCcgcactgctgctactactactactactactactactactgctactactactaccactactacagctatttttgccttttgacctctctctctctctctctctctctctctctctctctctctctctctctctctctctctctctctctctctctctctctctctctcttccccacatccatcccttccttcatgtatattttcacaatacctctcactctcacctctgtCTATTTTCACTCCCTCTGCATCTATAACCTTCTCTTCACGCCCATGTCCTCTCCACCTGTTCCCTCACCTGTCCTTGCTTACCTTCACAACCTGCGTGTCCCTGACGTAGAAGCCGGGGAGAGCCAGGACGAAGGACGCCACccagaggagggagatgagcaGTACGGGGTGGGAGGAGGTGCGGAGAGCTCGAAGCGGGAACAACACAGCGTAGAGCCTCCCGCCAGCCACCACCGCCAGCGTCAGTACAGACACGTTGATGCAAGTGGCTGCGGGAGAATTAACCGACTGATTGACCGATTGACTGTTTAATGAGAGATGGTGATTAAATGACTGGCTTACCGATGAGTTTTTTGTATCATTCCACACAAGATTTTCCCTAGAATTATTGCACATATGAgattcgttaggttaggtttttaaGTTCGGTTGCTGTCTTTTGGTTTGGGGAGGGTAAATTTTCATGGATTAAACGCGAGCAGGTGGCAGCCGTGGATGGTTGTTAGGGAAAATACTCAAGTACATATAGAGGGAATAGATACAGAgagattgactggctggttaggtTACTGACTGACAGATGCATGGAAGTGGATGCGGGATCATTAAGTGGTTAAAGGAGTGATTGACTGGTTGACGGATACGAGTGGCGAGGGAGAGAATTGAGTGATGATAATTGCCCCAGCAGCAGGATcatatgtcacacacacacacacacacacacacacacacacacacacacacacacacacatatacacacacatgaatctttactagagaagaggagataaggatgtGAAGAAATAGTTTTCCAAATATAGCAATAATTCAGTGGAATGCATTATtacaggaaatgtgtgtgtgtgtgtgtgtgtgtgtgtgtgtgtgtgtgagagagagagagagagagagagagagagagagagagagagagagagagagagagagagagagagagagagagagagagagagagagagagagagaatgattcatatatatgtaagaaagcaacataacaaaacacaacaaaaacttgtaaaaaaaaaaaaaagatcattacaAGGCTGAATCAATCCTACCGCAATACAAACAGGCAAAGACATAACAGATCCACAAACAACACAGACTGACCCAGCGCTAGCACGGTTATCTTGCAGAGAGAGCGGCCGAGGACGTAGAGCGGGGCGGTGAATCGGTTAACAAGTGTGGGCCAGCAGGTGAGCGTGATGAGCAGGTCCGCCACGGCAAGGTTGGCCAGGTAGTAGTTGACGGAGGTGCGTAGGAGCCTGTTGAAGGAAATGACCGCCACTACAGCAGCGTTGCCCGCCACAGaggccaccaccagcgccaccaccagcgccacctgcatgagagagagagagagagagagagagagagagagagagagagagagagagagagagagagagagagagagattgtacatTATATAGTTACAAATTATTTTAGAGTTAGGATTCAGGAAATAAAACTGTAACATATATTTgaaatttatgtaaaaaaatctctctctctctctctctctctctctctgacacacacatacacacacacacacacacacacacacacacacacacacacacacacacacacacacacacacacacacacacacacgcatacacacacctgcacttTCTCAAAATTATCGAGGGCACGGCCGCGTTCCAGCACCTCGGGGCACGGGTATTTCTCGCCCATCAAAAGGGGCTCCCCGCTGCGCCACATCTCGCACCagtcgtcgccgccgccgctcaaCCACGAGGTGTTCCTGGGCGGGGCTTGAGACATGCTGGTCAGGTTCTCGCTAAGGCAGTCCATGGTGGCGTGGGCTGGCTGGGTGTTGGGTGTCACTAGGTTAAGAGagatagatacgtagatagaaagacaggaaggtagattgatagatatttaaacagaccgatagataaatagatggatagatagagacagataaATATTTAGATATAccaatagataaatatagatggacggatagatagatatgtagatagataaatagatatattaaCAACGATAgttagaaagacagagagagagagagagagagagagagagagagagagagagagagagagagagagagagagagagagagagagagagagagagagagagaggaaatttaaATGATGAAGACACGTTTGCTTATGTTAGTGAATgaaaatgatacaaaaaagtAGAACCAGACACAGCAAATCAAGGAAAATCACACTGCGCTCACTAAGAACAGgatgagacagaaaaaaaaaacgaaaaaacaaagaagaataaacgAGGCGCCAATGGTGAGGCCACGCTGCGATAGAAACGGCGAAGACACGTCAAAATGCACTCACAAAagtatgatagaaaaaaaaaaagattgaataagccgataatgaaaaaaaaaaaacaaaacaaaaacaaagcataCTAGTTAAAGTTGATAAAGgtgaatgggaggaaaaaaaaagaaataagatatagatagataaacaaataaatacataaataaagaaataacaatactaatgtcacgtaaacaaataaattaattaaacacCAAGTACAACATAACAAATTCAAATCACAACACACCATACAAGTACACTTTCAACAActttcacacacatacaacgACTCAGAATTAACGGAATAACATACGTAGGAGATTACAAAGACGAAGAGTGGTGGACAGTATCTCtcgtgctggtagtagtagtggtggtggtggtggtggtgatgtcctCCGGAAGGTAATCAGCCGGTTGCAGCTCCCACATGCTCACACTCGCTCCGTCACTGTGCAGGGAAGGGCTGTGCGTCAGGAGAAGTGATGCTGGGAGAATGAGATTGTAACATAAGCCAAACTCTGCCTAACAAACGACTGTGATGtagctcttctctctctctctctctctctctctctctctctctctctctctctctctctctctctctctctctctctctgaatcatgGAAATTTATCGCTGGtagggaaatatgaagaattaAGTAAACATTTTGCATATCGAGTTAGTTAGCATTTCCACAGCAAtattggtcagagagagagagagagagagagagagagagagagagagagagagagagagagagagagagagagagagagagagagagatgtcaacAGTCGTTAatgtgagggagaaggagggagaggaaggaagggaaggaggagaaagagagagagagagagagagagagagagagagagagagagagagagagagagagagagagagagagagagagaaaggatgaacaaagaaaggaaatggatgaaGGGCGGAAAAagggacagagaaggaaagaatcagtaaaaagagaggaaacaaacaagaaaggaagaaggaaaggagaagaggatggaggaaaaagaaaggagaaaaggaagaaggatgcataaagaggaaaataggccaaggagagagaaagaaggaaagagaatggcagagaggagaagagaaaagactgtaaataagaaacagagagagagagagagagagagagagagagagagagagagagagagagagagagagagagagagagagagagagagagagagagagagagagagagagagagagagagagagaagggaggccGGGCTTTCACGACGCTAATTATCCACGTAATGAAGTGTGCCATAGCATTAGTCAGCGGGGCAGCAGAGGAACAACATGGCCGGTATCCCTACATCCTTCAGGCTCTCAGAGGGGCAATTTCCAAAGACCATAGAGATCATTAGTCTTCTTCTGGTGGttgtttttcctattgatgatgTAGACTCATTGTTAGACTACCATTAGATCCacgaaaactcccttgaaaatctCAGTAACTTGCAAAACTGCCGTTAGTTATAAAAAGagctcccttgaaaacctccaGAGTAACTTGTAAAGCCAGAAGGTGATACagtcatgaaaaacacccttgaattTACTAGTAACttcaaatactacaaaaaacaataatgaaaatatcttCGAGAACCCTAGTAACTTTCAAGATTGTATtactcatgaaaacacctttgaaag contains:
- the LOC135107697 gene encoding kiSS-1 receptor-like isoform X1, encoding MDCLSENLTSMSQAPPRNTSWLSGGGDDWCEMWRSGEPLLMGEKYPCPEVLERGRALDNFEKVQVALVVALVVASVAGNAAVVAVISFNRLLRTSVNYYLANLAVADLLITLTCWPTLVNRFTAPLYVLGRSLCKITVLALATCINVSVLTLAVVAGGRLYAVLFPLRALRTSSHPVLLISLLWVASFVLALPGFYVRDTQVVKWNDLVEESCGDVLCSASSIAAFRYYRILLLITMFFLPETVMVLAYSVIVVRLYCVRRGPADRDAPLPAPLPTSDHPHSAARRKVVKMTAAVVAAFTVCWSPLQALSLYGLLSEDTLPEWFSSAEFWAYFLGYCNSAFNPLLYCGCSENFRHGFTSLVLRRPRWRRKTRAGSANSWTPSTLLLRLTSSSLSRTSSGGGRGAVSRQTSNSLPSKTSDSARSSRKANPTTPGPLRSCSRGELISSKHQPENNNATSSLMGEAEALN
- the LOC135107697 gene encoding G-protein coupled receptor 54-like isoform X2 → MDCLSENLTSMSQAPPRNTSWLSGGGDDWCEMWRSGEPLLMGEKYPCPEVLERGRALDNFEKVQVALVVALVVASVAGNAAVVAVISFNRLLRTSVNYYLANLAVADLLITLTCWPTLVNRFTAPLYVLGRSLCKITVLALATCINVSVLTLAVVAGGRLYAVLFPLRALRTSSHPVLLISLLWVASFVLALPGFYVRDTQVVKWNDLVEESCGDVLCSASSIAAFRYYRILLLITMFFLPETVMVLAYSVIVVRLYCVRRGPADRDAPLPAPLPTSDHPHSAARRKVVKMTAAVVAAFTVCWSPLQALSLYGLLSEDTQGAPTHGPPRPSSSASPPPPSPVHHLEEEGEQFPARPPTPSPPRPQTLPAPPGKPTPPLQARSGRAPEAS